A region of the Paenibacillus sp. J23TS9 genome:
TCCGAATCCTTTCTTACTCTGCTATAGCGTAAAGGAGTGAGGTGTATTCGCCTTACTCTTTTTTTTATGCCCGGCAAAGATAGAGAAGCAACCCTGTATTTTAAATTTCATACTACTGTTTCTCCGGATGGCTTTCGCTTCTAATCAAGTTGAAAACCAAAAGGAGAGAAAAATCATGAGTATTTTAAATGTTACCGATCTGACGCATATGTATGGTGATCAGATGACGTTTGCACATATGAATTTCCGCTTGCTTCCAGGTGAGCATGCCGGTTTGGTCGGCGTCAATGGCGCCGGTAAGTCCACTTTGTTCCGTCTGCTTACCGGCAATTTATTGCCGGATGCGGGCAAAATTGAATGGGCATCGCAGGTGCAGGTCGGGTTTCTGGAGCAGCATATCGGCCTGCAGCCGGGAACTACCATCAGACAATACTTGGAGCGGGCGTTTCAGTATTTGTATGATATGGAGAGGGAAATGAACAGCATCGCGGAGCGCTTTGCGGATGCGGGCGATCAGCTGGATGCCCTATTACGGAATTACGGGGAGCTCCAGGCAGCTTTGGAGCATCATGAGTTTTATCAGGTTTCCTCCAAAATTGAAGATATCGCGTCAGGCCTCGGCATCATGGATATGGGACTCGACAAGGATGTCAGTTTGCTTAGCGGAGGGCAAAAGACCAAGCTATTGCTGGCAAAGCTGCTGCTCGAGGAGCCACAGGTGCTATTGCTCGATGAGCCTACGAACTACCTGGATACGATCCACATCGAATGGCTTACCGGTTATCTCAAACGCTACAAGCATGCTTACATCGTCGTTTCTCACGATGAGCATTTTCTGAATGAAATTACGACGGTTATTTTTCATTTGGCCCATCAAAACATCAGACGCTATGCCGGCAATTACCAGCATTTCAAGAAAGAGCTGGCACTTGGGCAGGCCCAGCAGCATACGGCTTTTGAGAAGCAGAGCAAGGAGATCGAAAAGCTGGAAGCTTTTATCGACAAGAATCGGATCCGTAAAGCCAAGCAGGCCAAAAGCCGCGAGAAGATGCTCAGTAGAATTGTCCGAGTCGAGAAGCCGACAGATGGCCCTTCCCCGCGATTCACGTTTGCTACCCCTGGCGTTACAGCAGGAGCGGCGGTCTTTGAGACAAAGCAATTGAAGGTTGGCTACGACAGTCCTCTGTTCAAGCCTGTGTCGCTGAAGGTGCGCAGAGGCGATAAAATTGCGATTGTCGGTGAAAACGGTGCGGGCAAGTCTACACTTGTAAATACTCTGCTTGGCCACATCCAACCGCTGGAAGGAGAGTTAATTGCGCAGGAGCAGGTAAAAGCGGCTTATTATCGTCAGGAGGATATCGCATCAGGAGAAACGCCGATGGAGAGGGTATGGGCGCTGCGGCCTGACCTGACGCAAAAAGACATCCGCAAGGTGCTTGCCATGTCCGGCCTTACGGCAGAGCATATCCGCAAGCCGATCTGCGCACTCAGCGGTGGTGAGCAGGCCAAGGTGCGGCTGTCGGAGCTGATGCTTACACCTAGTCACTTGCTGGTCCTTGATGAACCGACGAACCATCTGGATATCAGGGCAAAGGAAGCACTGAAAAAAGGACTTGAGGAATATAAGGGAACAATTCTGCTTGTTTCCCATGAACCGGCCTTTTATAAGGATTGGGTAACGGATGTGTGGACGGTGGGAGAATGGAGAGCAAGTCTGCGGTAATTCCGTGGACTGGGATGAGTTTTCAAATGGCCCCTATGGTGAATGCACTTTCAGTGTGATATACTGAAAATCCTTTCTAAGCGGGCTTAGGCTTTATGAGCAAAAGCATCGACTTACCAGGGTTGGGACGGCTTGGCGGTGGTTTCATGAAGAAGAAAACTTTTCACGGACGCCAATTAACAGTCAACCGTCCCCCCGAAGCCTTCTCGGCTTACGGAAAAACTTTTAGGAGGTAACTGAAATTGG
Encoded here:
- a CDS encoding ABC-F family ATP-binding cassette domain-containing protein translates to MSILNVTDLTHMYGDQMTFAHMNFRLLPGEHAGLVGVNGAGKSTLFRLLTGNLLPDAGKIEWASQVQVGFLEQHIGLQPGTTIRQYLERAFQYLYDMEREMNSIAERFADAGDQLDALLRNYGELQAALEHHEFYQVSSKIEDIASGLGIMDMGLDKDVSLLSGGQKTKLLLAKLLLEEPQVLLLDEPTNYLDTIHIEWLTGYLKRYKHAYIVVSHDEHFLNEITTVIFHLAHQNIRRYAGNYQHFKKELALGQAQQHTAFEKQSKEIEKLEAFIDKNRIRKAKQAKSREKMLSRIVRVEKPTDGPSPRFTFATPGVTAGAAVFETKQLKVGYDSPLFKPVSLKVRRGDKIAIVGENGAGKSTLVNTLLGHIQPLEGELIAQEQVKAAYYRQEDIASGETPMERVWALRPDLTQKDIRKVLAMSGLTAEHIRKPICALSGGEQAKVRLSELMLTPSHLLVLDEPTNHLDIRAKEALKKGLEEYKGTILLVSHEPAFYKDWVTDVWTVGEWRASLR